A genomic region of Mesorhizobium sp. NZP2077 contains the following coding sequences:
- the ybeY gene encoding rRNA maturation RNase YbeY, which translates to MPEDKISGDGNLPVDIDISVEAGDWPDEASLTRLVDRAVDAAFAETGVTGRSELSIVFSDDAHIRTLNADWRGKDKPTNVLSFPAFPFARGGPLPPMLGDIVLAAETVSREAALEDKPVQNHITHLVIHGLLHLLGHDHETDAEAEEMEAIERAALARLAIPDPYA; encoded by the coding sequence ATGCCTGAGGACAAAATATCCGGCGACGGGAATCTTCCCGTCGACATCGATATATCGGTCGAAGCGGGCGACTGGCCCGATGAGGCCAGCCTGACGCGGCTGGTCGACCGCGCCGTTGACGCTGCTTTCGCCGAGACCGGTGTCACCGGCCGTTCCGAACTCAGCATCGTTTTTTCCGACGACGCCCATATCCGGACCCTTAATGCCGACTGGCGCGGCAAGGACAAACCCACCAACGTCTTGTCTTTTCCGGCTTTTCCGTTTGCACGAGGCGGCCCACTGCCGCCGATGCTGGGCGATATCGTGCTCGCGGCCGAGACGGTTTCACGCGAAGCCGCACTGGAAGACAAGCCGGTGCAGAACCATATCACCCATCTCGTCATCCACGGTCTGCTGCATTTGCTGGGCCATGATCACGAGACCGACGCCGAGGCCGAGGAGATGGAAGCCATCGAACGCGCAGCCCTTGCAAGGCTTGCCATTCCCGATCCCTACGCGTAA
- a CDS encoding VOC family protein — MTIDDPFKHASLGSGVFYRDPRAALAWLEAAFGFERSMVVSDADGKLVHAEMRFGDCYLIVDSEWSEYVASPASVSGKNTQSVYVRLKDALDAHCEQSRAAGADIIQEPADQFYGERQYRARDPERHVWTFTQPIRSVPREEAERLSGLRIEGWHR; from the coding sequence ATGACGATCGACGACCCTTTCAAGCACGCGAGTCTGGGGTCTGGGGTCTTCTACAGGGATCCCCGTGCGGCGCTGGCGTGGCTGGAAGCTGCTTTCGGCTTCGAGCGCAGCATGGTGGTCAGCGATGCCGACGGAAAGCTGGTCCATGCCGAGATGCGGTTTGGCGATTGCTATCTCATCGTCGATTCCGAATGGAGTGAGTATGTCGCCAGCCCGGCTTCGGTCTCGGGCAAGAACACGCAGTCTGTGTATGTCAGGCTCAAGGACGCCCTGGATGCGCATTGCGAACAGTCGCGAGCGGCGGGCGCTGACATAATCCAGGAGCCGGCGGACCAGTTCTACGGCGAACGCCAGTACCGGGCCCGCGATCCCGAACGCCATGTCTGGACATTCACCCAGCCCATCCGTTCCGTCCCCCGCGAAGAGGCAGAACGCTTGAGTGGCCTGCGCATCGAGGGCTGGCATAGGTAG
- a CDS encoding PhoH family protein, with protein sequence MAHIVLTFDNNKLASALYGQFDENLARLEQKLGVDIRSRGNQLTIKGSASAAEQARRALDNLYGILQKGVDIGQSDVDGAVRMAVAADDQLTLPTLERKGKVSAAQIATRKKTIYARSLNQDAYMRALERSELVFGIGPAGTGKTYLAVAHAAMLLERGMVERIILSRPAVEAGERLGFLPGDMKEKVDPYLRPLYDALYDMMPADKVERAIAAEVIEIAPLAFMRGRTLAHAAVILDEAQNTTPMQMKMFLTRLGENSRMIVTGDPTQIDLPPSTKSGLVEALRVLDGVAGAVTVRFNDIDVVRHPLVAEIVRAYDRDAKLARGLGAEN encoded by the coding sequence ATGGCGCACATCGTTCTGACTTTCGACAACAACAAGCTTGCCAGCGCCCTTTACGGTCAGTTCGACGAGAACCTCGCCCGGCTCGAGCAGAAGCTCGGGGTCGATATCCGCTCGCGCGGCAACCAGCTGACCATCAAGGGGTCCGCTTCTGCCGCCGAACAGGCGCGCCGCGCCTTGGACAATCTCTACGGGATTCTGCAGAAGGGCGTCGATATCGGCCAGTCCGACGTCGATGGCGCCGTGCGCATGGCGGTCGCCGCCGACGATCAGCTGACGCTGCCGACGCTGGAACGCAAGGGCAAGGTCTCCGCTGCCCAGATAGCCACCCGCAAGAAGACCATCTATGCCCGTTCGCTCAACCAGGACGCCTATATGCGGGCGCTGGAACGGTCGGAACTGGTGTTCGGTATCGGTCCGGCCGGTACCGGCAAGACCTATCTGGCGGTGGCGCATGCAGCGATGCTGCTTGAACGCGGTATGGTCGAACGCATCATCCTGTCGCGGCCGGCTGTCGAGGCCGGTGAACGGCTGGGCTTCCTTCCTGGCGACATGAAGGAAAAGGTCGATCCGTATCTGCGGCCGCTCTATGACGCGCTCTACGACATGATGCCGGCCGACAAGGTCGAGCGCGCCATTGCCGCCGAAGTCATCGAAATCGCGCCGCTCGCCTTCATGCGTGGCCGCACGCTGGCGCATGCCGCCGTCATCCTCGACGAGGCGCAGAACACCACGCCGATGCAAATGAAGATGTTTCTCACCCGTCTCGGCGAGAACTCGCGCATGATCGTCACCGGCGATCCGACTCAGATCGACCTTCCTCCGAGCACCAAATCAGGCCTGGTCGAAGCCTTACGTGTCCTCGACGGCGTGGCCGGCGCGGTCACCGTGCGCTTCAACGATATCGACGTCGTTCGCCATCCGCTGGTGGCGGAAATCGTCAGGGCCTATGACCGCGACGCCAAACTGGCCCGCGGCCTAGGCGCCGAGAATTGA
- a CDS encoding hemolysin family protein — MNDKPETAARPDAGSTPKASDTSEEGSSPSTVTPAVANTGNAASEHSPAGPSLFERVLGLFRQRNGTSLREEIAGALAETASDAESFSPGERAMLNNILRLREVRVEDVMVPRADIEAVEITTTLGDLLGTFEQSGHSRMPVYSETLDDPRGMVHIRDVLAHITKLARVKKGRTTRKTPVATQLDLAQVDLARTIGELNLIRQVLFVPPSMLASDLMGRMQTTRTQMALVIDEYGGTDGLVSLEDIVEMVVGDIEDEHDDDEPMITQAGDGVFIVDGKAEIDEVAKMIGEDFAAGEHGEYVDTIGGMIFNTLGRVPARGEVVQAIPGFEFHVLDADPRRVKRVRIVQSQKSERRRRATVRTEQA, encoded by the coding sequence ATGAACGACAAACCAGAAACTGCCGCCCGCCCCGACGCCGGCAGTACGCCCAAGGCTTCCGATACGTCGGAAGAGGGATCAAGTCCGAGTACCGTTACCCCTGCTGTTGCCAACACCGGCAACGCTGCCAGCGAGCATTCGCCCGCCGGACCCTCCTTGTTCGAACGCGTTTTGGGCCTGTTCAGGCAACGCAACGGCACCAGCCTGCGTGAAGAAATCGCCGGCGCGCTGGCCGAGACGGCGAGCGACGCCGAATCCTTCTCGCCTGGCGAGCGCGCCATGCTCAACAACATCCTGCGGCTGCGCGAAGTGCGCGTCGAGGACGTCATGGTGCCGCGCGCCGACATCGAGGCGGTCGAGATCACCACGACGCTCGGCGACCTCCTGGGCACCTTCGAGCAATCCGGCCATTCCCGCATGCCGGTCTATTCCGAGACGCTCGACGATCCGCGCGGCATGGTCCATATCCGCGACGTGCTGGCCCACATCACCAAGCTTGCGCGCGTCAAGAAGGGCCGCACGACCAGAAAGACCCCCGTCGCCACGCAACTGGATCTCGCCCAGGTCGACCTAGCCCGCACCATCGGCGAGCTCAATCTGATCCGCCAGGTTCTGTTCGTGCCGCCATCGATGCTTGCTTCCGACCTGATGGGCCGCATGCAGACGACGCGCACGCAGATGGCGCTGGTCATCGATGAATATGGCGGTACGGATGGGCTTGTCTCGCTCGAGGACATTGTCGAGATGGTCGTCGGCGACATCGAGGACGAGCATGACGATGACGAGCCGATGATCACCCAGGCCGGTGACGGCGTCTTCATCGTCGACGGCAAGGCCGAGATCGACGAGGTCGCCAAGATGATCGGCGAGGATTTCGCCGCCGGCGAACATGGCGAATATGTCGACACCATTGGCGGCATGATCTTCAACACGCTTGGCCGTGTGCCGGCACGCGGTGAGGTGGTGCAGGCTATTCCGGGCTTCGAGTTCCACGTGCTCGATGCCGATCCGCGCCGCGTCAAGCGCGTGCGCATCGTCCAGAGCCAGAAAAGCGAGCGCCGCCGGCGCGCCACGGTCCGCACCGAACAGGCGTGA